A region of Takifugu rubripes chromosome 6, fTakRub1.2, whole genome shotgun sequence DNA encodes the following proteins:
- the LOC105416561 gene encoding GDNF family receptor alpha-2-like isoform X5: protein MVLISIITLVFVLDVCYSELGSPGWREPLDCVRASELCNQNSQCSSRYRIMRQCLSGGDKERSAMLASKECQGALEVLQDSPLYDCRCKRGMKKELQCLQNYWSIHMGLTEAA from the exons ATGGTCCTGATTAGTATCATCACtctggtgtttgtgttgg ATGTGTGCTATTCCGAGCTGGGTTCCCCCGGGTGGAGGGAACCCCTGGACTGCGTGCGGGCCTCCGAACTCTGCAACCAGAACAGCCAGTGCAGCTCACGGTACCGGATCATGCGCCAGTGCCTCTCTGGCGGGGACAAGGAGCGCAGCGCCATGCTGGCTTCCAAGGAGTGCCAGGGAGCGCTGGAGGTTCTGCAGGACTCGCCTCTATACGACTGCCGCTGTAAGAGAGGCAtgaagaaggagctgcagtGTCTGCAGAACTACTGGAGCATCCACATGGGCCTCACCGAGG CTGCTTGA
- the LOC105416561 gene encoding uncharacterized protein isoform X1 translates to MVLISIITLVFVLDVCYSELGSPGWREPLDCVRASELCNQNSQCSSRYRIMRQCLSGGDKERSAMLASKECQGALEVLQDSPLYDCRCKRGMKKELQCLQNYWSIHMGLTEVFPQISLLPVGTGTTAGTSRLMKDFTLSLKIKDVKEERYTAAAEAWVCLHAQFNLRSTEFTQHSATSSNISPARSHYRPVRFRHPVAPYGSVQILPCVLAFAILPCLCKGDQ, encoded by the exons ATGGTCCTGATTAGTATCATCACtctggtgtttgtgttgg ATGTGTGCTATTCCGAGCTGGGTTCCCCCGGGTGGAGGGAACCCCTGGACTGCGTGCGGGCCTCCGAACTCTGCAACCAGAACAGCCAGTGCAGCTCACGGTACCGGATCATGCGCCAGTGCCTCTCTGGCGGGGACAAGGAGCGCAGCGCCATGCTGGCTTCCAAGGAGTGCCAGGGAGCGCTGGAGGTTCTGCAGGACTCGCCTCTATACGACTGCCGCTGTAAGAGAGGCAtgaagaaggagctgcagtGTCTGCAGAACTACTGGAGCATCCACATGGGCCTCACCGAGG TGTTTCCACAGatttctctgcttcctgtcggCACTGGAACGACAGCAGGCACCTCCAGGTTAATGAAGGACTTTACattaagtttaaaaataaaggatgTAAAGGAGGAGCGGTACACAGCGGCTGCAGAGGCCTGGGTTTGTTTACACGCCCAGTTCAACCTTCGATCTACTGAATTCACTCAACATTCGGCCACATCCAGCAACATCAGCCCAGCTAGATCCCATTATCGCCCCGTACGGTTCCGTCACCCTGTGGCTCCGTACGGTTCCGTCCAGATCTTACCTTGTGTTCTTGCCTTTGCAATCTTACCATGTTTGTGTAAAGGAGATCAATAA
- the LOC105416561 gene encoding GDNF family receptor alpha-2-like isoform X2, producing the protein MVLISIITLVFVLDVCYSELGSPGWREPLDCVRASELCNQNSQCSSRYRIMRQCLSGGDKERSAMLASKECQGALEVLQDSPLYDCRCKRGMKKELQCLQNYWSIHMGLTEGEEFYETSPYEPIHFSEEFRHASIISGSEGVMRRSAVTEPLQIKRKRKR; encoded by the exons ATGGTCCTGATTAGTATCATCACtctggtgtttgtgttgg ATGTGTGCTATTCCGAGCTGGGTTCCCCCGGGTGGAGGGAACCCCTGGACTGCGTGCGGGCCTCCGAACTCTGCAACCAGAACAGCCAGTGCAGCTCACGGTACCGGATCATGCGCCAGTGCCTCTCTGGCGGGGACAAGGAGCGCAGCGCCATGCTGGCTTCCAAGGAGTGCCAGGGAGCGCTGGAGGTTCTGCAGGACTCGCCTCTATACGACTGCCGCTGTAAGAGAGGCAtgaagaaggagctgcagtGTCTGCAGAACTACTGGAGCATCCACATGGGCCTCACCGAGG gAGAAGAGTTTTACGAGACGTCTCCCTACGAGCCAATCCATTTCTCAGAGGAATTCCGCCATGCCTCCATTATCTCAG GATCTGAAGGCGTGATGAGAAGATCCGCAGTTACAGAGCCGCTGCAGATAAAGAGAAAACGGAAAAGATAA
- the LOC105416561 gene encoding GDNF family receptor alpha-2-like isoform X4 yields the protein MVLISIITLVFVLDVCYSELGSPGWREPLDCVRASELCNQNSQCSSRYRIMRQCLSGGDKERSAMLASKECQGALEVLQDSPLYDCRCKRGMKKELQCLQNYWSIHMGLTEGEEFYETSPYEPIHFSEEFRHASIISGRI from the exons ATGGTCCTGATTAGTATCATCACtctggtgtttgtgttgg ATGTGTGCTATTCCGAGCTGGGTTCCCCCGGGTGGAGGGAACCCCTGGACTGCGTGCGGGCCTCCGAACTCTGCAACCAGAACAGCCAGTGCAGCTCACGGTACCGGATCATGCGCCAGTGCCTCTCTGGCGGGGACAAGGAGCGCAGCGCCATGCTGGCTTCCAAGGAGTGCCAGGGAGCGCTGGAGGTTCTGCAGGACTCGCCTCTATACGACTGCCGCTGTAAGAGAGGCAtgaagaaggagctgcagtGTCTGCAGAACTACTGGAGCATCCACATGGGCCTCACCGAGG gAGAAGAGTTTTACGAGACGTCTCCCTACGAGCCAATCCATTTCTCAGAGGAATTCCGCCATGCCTCCATTATCTCAG GCAGGATCTGA
- the LOC105416561 gene encoding GDNF family receptor alpha-2-like isoform X3: protein MVLISIITLVFVLDVCYSELGSPGWREPLDCVRASELCNQNSQCSSRYRIMRQCLSGGDKERSAMLASKECQGALEVLQDSPLYDCRCKRGMKKELQCLQNYWSIHMGLTEDETENSMQQRKRVLDGTFYRGSKCLRRMWEK from the exons ATGGTCCTGATTAGTATCATCACtctggtgtttgtgttgg ATGTGTGCTATTCCGAGCTGGGTTCCCCCGGGTGGAGGGAACCCCTGGACTGCGTGCGGGCCTCCGAACTCTGCAACCAGAACAGCCAGTGCAGCTCACGGTACCGGATCATGCGCCAGTGCCTCTCTGGCGGGGACAAGGAGCGCAGCGCCATGCTGGCTTCCAAGGAGTGCCAGGGAGCGCTGGAGGTTCTGCAGGACTCGCCTCTATACGACTGCCGCTGTAAGAGAGGCAtgaagaaggagctgcagtGTCTGCAGAACTACTGGAGCATCCACATGGGCCTCACCGAGG ATGAAACAGAAAATTCAATGCAGCAAAGGAAGAGGGTTCTGGATGGTACATTTTACCGGGGTTCAAAATGCCTCAGGAGGATGTGGGAGAAGTGA